A window from Macaca thibetana thibetana isolate TM-01 chromosome 7, ASM2454274v1, whole genome shotgun sequence encodes these proteins:
- the LOC126958082 gene encoding 28S ribosomal protein S18c, mitochondrial-like yields the protein MATIVAVCSGLGRKKLTHLVMAAVSLTHPRTHVVLWRRGCSQYKQISTNEDLSIPMENSYKEALKKCILCGKHVDFKNVQLLSQFISPFIGCICGRHKTGLCGKKQKEITKAIKRPQIIGLMPVTYKDAAYLKDPKVCNIRYQE from the coding sequence ATGGCCACTATAGTTGCTGTTTGCAGTGGTCTGGGGAGGAAGAAGTTGACACACCTCGTAATGGCTGCTGTTAGCCTTACACATCCCAGGACTCACGTGGTGCTATGGAGAAGAGGTTGTTCACAATATAAACAGATATCCACCAATGAGGACCTGTCCATTCCAATGGAAAATTCTTATAAAGAAGCCCTTAAGAAATGTATCTTGTGTGGAAAGCATGTAGATTTTAAGAATGTACAGCTTTTGTCCCagtttatttctccatttattggATGCATTTGTGGAAGGCACAAAACAGGTCTTTgtgggaagaaacagaaagaaatcacaaaagcAATTAAGAGACCTCAAATAATAGGGCTTATGCCAGTTACATACAAGGATGCTGCATACCTCAAGGACCCTAAAGTTTGTAACATCAGATATCAGGAGTAA